A window from Roseburia sp. 499 encodes these proteins:
- a CDS encoding patatin-like phospholipase family protein: MRRAIALCGGGTKGAYELGVWQALKELDIDYQIVTGTSIGSITGALMVTRDYDMACELWNSITLEDVMKDGVNLTTTIEGMYNQREQIRPFLKKYVKNKGADISPFIEFIDRMIDEDKVRQSDIDFGLVTVQVSSLKSMELTKEEIPNGRLKDFIMASSSIFPVFPMHKIDGETYLDGCYYDNLPIDLALKMGADEVIAVDLHTNPSHPNYVNKPYVTYIKPSRSLGTMLNFERQILDDNIQLGYYDAMKVFGCMMGDKYQFYGEDYAEYEEIIRDFVSRVARTESYLTEGTFSRFVKPGDSKRLCGNIEDHIRKTENFYTREDYFTGAAEICGEIFSISTNKVWHLKEFIQEVLGKLEEEDAYPDIDVFDGKPGMEITSRLAELKLREDSDYITGCIYYGYKAGKIDLTEQLGLLTFLPYELAAALFLLTVD; the protein is encoded by the coding sequence ATGAGAAGAGCAATCGCACTTTGTGGCGGAGGTACCAAGGGAGCCTATGAACTGGGAGTCTGGCAGGCATTAAAGGAACTGGATATTGATTACCAGATTGTAACAGGAACCTCTATTGGCTCCATAACAGGAGCATTAATGGTGACCAGAGATTACGATATGGCTTGTGAACTTTGGAATAGCATTACACTGGAAGATGTTATGAAGGATGGTGTCAATCTTACCACTACCATTGAAGGTATGTATAATCAGAGAGAACAGATTCGTCCTTTTTTAAAAAAATATGTAAAAAATAAAGGGGCGGATATTTCACCCTTTATTGAATTTATAGATAGAATGATAGATGAAGACAAGGTGCGTCAGTCGGATATTGATTTTGGACTGGTGACAGTGCAGGTAAGTTCCTTAAAGTCAATGGAGCTTACCAAGGAAGAAATACCAAATGGAAGGTTAAAAGACTTTATTATGGCATCGTCTTCTATTTTTCCCGTATTTCCGATGCACAAGATAGATGGAGAGACTTATTTAGATGGGTGCTATTATGATAATCTTCCGATTGATTTGGCGTTGAAAATGGGAGCTGATGAAGTAATTGCCGTAGACTTACATACCAATCCAAGCCATCCTAATTATGTAAATAAGCCGTATGTAACGTATATCAAACCAAGCCGTTCCTTGGGGACTATGCTGAATTTTGAACGTCAAATACTGGATGACAATATTCAGTTGGGGTATTATGATGCAATGAAAGTGTTCGGATGTATGATGGGGGATAAGTATCAGTTTTACGGGGAGGATTACGCGGAATACGAAGAAATAATTCGCGATTTTGTAAGCAGGGTGGCAAGAACAGAATCCTATCTTACAGAAGGAACCTTTAGTCGTTTTGTAAAACCAGGGGATAGTAAACGTCTCTGTGGAAATATCGAAGACCATATCAGAAAAACGGAGAACTTTTATACAAGAGAAGATTATTTTACCGGAGCGGCAGAGATTTGCGGAGAAATTTTTAGCATTTCGACAAATAAAGTATGGCATTTAAAGGAATTTATACAAGAGGTTTTGGGGAAATTAGAGGAAGAGGATGCCTATCCGGATATTGACGTATTTGATGGAAAGCCAGGAATGGAGATTACTTCTCGCCTTGCAGAATTAAAGTTGCGGGAAGATAGCGATTACATTACCGGATGTATTTATTATGGATATAAGGCGGGAAAAATAGATTTGACAGAGCAGTTGGGATTATTGACTTTTTTGCCCTATGAATTGGCGGCGGCATTGTTTCTGTTAACGGTGGATTAA